In Salinisphaera sp. LB1, one genomic interval encodes:
- a CDS encoding carboxymuconolactone decarboxylase family protein, which translates to MPRRFEYHLPHPGIRALRDLEAYIHRCSLEPPLLELVKMRASQINGCAFCLDMHSQDARVAGETEQRVYVLDAWREAPFYSERERAALAWTEAVTRVADTHVPDEIYDHATQHFNEHELLDLTLAITAINSWNRLAISSRMEAGSYQPQVT; encoded by the coding sequence ATGCCACGCCGATTCGAATACCATCTACCGCATCCGGGCATCCGGGCGTTACGCGATCTGGAAGCATATATCCATCGCTGCAGTCTGGAGCCGCCGCTGCTGGAACTGGTCAAGATGCGCGCCTCGCAAATCAACGGCTGTGCCTTTTGCCTGGATATGCACAGCCAGGATGCCCGCGTGGCCGGCGAGACCGAGCAACGAGTCTATGTGCTCGACGCTTGGCGCGAGGCGCCCTTCTACAGCGAGCGCGAGCGGGCCGCGCTCGCCTGGACCGAAGCGGTCACGCGGGTCGCGGATACACACGTTCCCGACGAAATCTATGACCACGCGACCCAACACTTCAACGAGCACGAGCTACTCGATCTGACCCTTGCCATCACCGCCATTAATAGCTGGAATCGGCTGGCGATCAGCTCGCGCATGGAAGCCGGCAGCTATCAGCCTCAGGTGACGTAA
- the acnA gene encoding aconitate hydratase AcnA: MTSNSFDTRSQLTVDDTTYTVYRLDRIKGADRLPYSLKVMLENLLRNEDGRLVTVDQIEALANWQPEVVSEQEIQYTPARVLMQDFTGVPCVVDLVAMRDAIGDFGGQAQRINPQIPTELVIDHSVIVDAFGRPDAFLTNATKEFERNAERYQLLRWGQNAFNDFKVVPPDTGICHQVNLEYLARTVFTRETDDGMLAYPDTLVGTDSHTPMVNGLGVLGWGVGGIEAEAAMLGQPISLLMPQVVGFKLTGELQPGTTATDLVLTVAELLRATGVVGKFVEFYGPGVANVPLANRATIGNMSPEYGSTCAIFPIDDETLSYLRLTGRSEHQVRLVEAYAKEQGLWHDPAHEPEYSQTVELDLGRVEPSIAGPKRPHDRVPLRIAPHAVSALLEGETQAEAVNVGLDEASGESFPASDPVSISQVHDGDEPHAACDCGDDHDWPSTPATVTLDDGTQCEIDNGSVVIAAITSCTNTSNPSVMIGAALLAKNAVEKGLVRKPWVKTSLAPGSRVVTDYIERAGLTPYLEELGFNLVGYGCTTCIGNSGPLIPEVSAAVNDNDLTVCSVLSGNRNFEGRIHPECRMNFLASPPLVVAYALAGSLHVNLLREPLGTDADGQPVYLRDIWPAPQTIERTIAENLHAGMFTEGYADIYAGDERWQGMDIPEGDTFQWQSESTYVRQPPFFDGMGREPKPLADITGARVLAKLGDSVTTDHISPAGAIAPDSPAGQYLAEHGVERQAFNSYGARRGNHEVMIRGTFANIRLRNQLAPETEGGYTRDFTQSEAPVTTIFEASVNYTRGNTPLVILAGKEYGSGSSRDWAAKGTALLGVRAVIAESYERIHRSNLIGMGVLPLQFADGESLESLGLTGEETFDITGLAGRDAPANTVHVQATDPQGNTRDFETRVRIDTPAEAGYYRHGGILPYMLRELLNDASTASGQA; this comes from the coding sequence ATGACTTCCAACAGCTTCGACACCCGCAGCCAGCTCACGGTCGACGACACGACCTATACCGTCTATCGCCTCGACCGTATCAAGGGCGCCGATAGGCTGCCGTACAGCCTCAAGGTGATGCTGGAAAACCTGCTGCGCAACGAGGACGGCCGGCTAGTCACCGTCGATCAGATCGAGGCGCTGGCGAACTGGCAGCCGGAAGTCGTGTCCGAACAGGAAATTCAGTACACGCCAGCCCGGGTGCTGATGCAGGATTTCACCGGCGTACCCTGCGTCGTGGATCTGGTGGCGATGCGCGATGCGATCGGCGACTTCGGCGGCCAAGCCCAGCGCATCAACCCGCAGATCCCCACCGAGCTCGTCATCGACCATTCCGTGATCGTCGATGCCTTCGGCCGGCCGGATGCGTTCCTGACCAATGCAACCAAGGAATTCGAACGCAACGCCGAACGCTACCAGCTGCTGCGCTGGGGACAAAACGCATTCAACGACTTCAAAGTGGTGCCGCCGGATACCGGCATATGCCATCAGGTCAATCTGGAATATCTGGCGCGTACGGTTTTCACGCGCGAGACCGACGACGGCATGCTCGCTTACCCGGACACGCTGGTCGGCACGGATTCGCACACACCCATGGTCAACGGACTCGGCGTGCTTGGATGGGGCGTGGGCGGCATCGAGGCCGAGGCCGCCATGCTGGGCCAACCGATCAGCCTGCTGATGCCCCAGGTCGTGGGCTTCAAGCTTACCGGCGAACTCCAGCCCGGCACCACCGCCACTGATCTGGTGCTCACGGTCGCCGAGCTGCTGCGCGCGACCGGCGTGGTCGGCAAGTTTGTCGAATTCTACGGCCCCGGGGTGGCCAACGTGCCATTGGCCAATCGCGCTACGATCGGCAACATGAGCCCGGAATACGGCTCCACCTGTGCGATCTTTCCGATCGACGACGAAACCCTGTCGTACCTACGCCTGACCGGCCGTTCCGAACATCAGGTCCGTCTGGTCGAGGCCTACGCGAAAGAGCAGGGTCTATGGCATGATCCGGCACACGAACCGGAATATTCGCAGACCGTCGAGCTCGACTTGGGCCGCGTCGAGCCCTCGATCGCCGGTCCGAAACGCCCGCACGATCGCGTGCCGCTACGCATCGCGCCGCACGCAGTCAGCGCGCTGCTGGAAGGCGAAACCCAAGCCGAAGCCGTGAACGTGGGCCTCGATGAGGCATCAGGAGAGTCGTTTCCGGCCAGTGACCCAGTCTCCATCAGCCAGGTTCACGACGGCGACGAACCGCACGCCGCTTGCGACTGTGGTGATGACCACGACTGGCCAAGTACGCCGGCGACCGTGACCCTGGATGACGGCACCCAGTGCGAGATCGACAATGGCTCGGTCGTGATCGCCGCGATTACCTCCTGTACCAACACATCCAACCCGTCGGTGATGATCGGCGCGGCGCTGCTGGCCAAAAACGCCGTCGAGAAGGGCCTGGTCCGCAAGCCGTGGGTCAAGACCTCTCTGGCCCCGGGCTCCCGGGTCGTCACCGACTACATCGAGCGCGCCGGCCTGACGCCCTACTTAGAAGAGCTCGGCTTCAACCTGGTCGGCTACGGCTGTACCACCTGCATCGGCAACTCCGGTCCGCTCATTCCGGAGGTCAGCGCGGCGGTCAATGACAACGATCTCACCGTCTGTTCGGTACTGTCGGGCAACCGCAATTTCGAGGGCCGTATCCATCCCGAATGTCGGATGAACTTCCTGGCCTCGCCGCCACTGGTGGTGGCCTATGCGCTGGCCGGCAGCCTGCACGTCAATCTGTTACGCGAACCGCTGGGCACCGACGCTGACGGCCAGCCGGTCTATCTACGTGATATCTGGCCCGCGCCCCAAACGATCGAACGCACCATCGCTGAGAATCTTCATGCGGGGATGTTCACCGAAGGCTATGCCGACATCTATGCCGGCGACGAGCGTTGGCAAGGCATGGATATTCCGGAAGGCGACACCTTCCAGTGGCAGTCTGAGTCGACCTATGTCCGTCAGCCGCCGTTTTTCGATGGTATGGGCCGCGAACCCAAGCCGCTGGCCGACATCACCGGCGCGCGCGTCCTGGCCAAACTCGGCGACTCGGTGACCACGGATCATATCAGCCCGGCCGGTGCGATCGCGCCCGATTCCCCCGCCGGCCAGTACCTGGCCGAGCACGGCGTCGAACGCCAGGCTTTCAATTCCTATGGCGCGCGCCGCGGCAACCACGAGGTCATGATCCGCGGCACTTTCGCCAACATCCGCCTACGCAACCAGCTTGCACCGGAAACCGAGGGCGGATATACCCGCGACTTCACGCAGTCCGAGGCCCCGGTCACCACCATCTTTGAGGCCTCCGTCAATTACACCAGGGGGAACACGCCGCTGGTGATCCTTGCCGGCAAGGAATACGGCTCGGGCTCTTCGCGCGACTGGGCTGCCAAGGGCACCGCGCTGCTCGGCGTGCGGGCCGTGATCGCTGAATCCTACGAGCGCATTCATCGCTCCAATCTGATTGGCATGGGCGTGCTACCACTGCAGTTCGCCGACGGCGAGAGCTTGGAGTCGCTCGGTCTGACCGGCGAGGAGACATTCGACATCACCGGTTTGGCGGGGCGCGACGCGCCGGCAAACACCGTGCACGTCCAGGCTACCGACCCGCAGGGCAACACCCGGGACTTCGAGACGCGCGTGCGTATCGACACGCCGGCGGAAGCCGGCTACTACCGACACGGCGGTATCCTGCCCTATATGTTGCGCGAGCTTCTCAATGATGCATCGACTGCATCTGGTCAGGCCTGA
- a CDS encoding peroxiredoxin, translating into MGLRLGETAPDFTAETTEGTIHFHEWIGDSWCMLMSHPADFTPVCTTELGAVGGLKAAFAQRDTKAIVVSVDSVEDHRNWSQDIEETQGNAVNFPVIGDPEHKVAELYDMIHPNAGDTSTVRSVFIIDPKKKIRMTLTYPKSAGRNFAEILRVIDSLQLTDNYKVTTPANWNDGDDVIISPALSNDEAKELFPDGWDELKPYLRMIKQPNK; encoded by the coding sequence ATGGGTTTACGGCTCGGAGAGACCGCACCCGATTTCACAGCTGAAACCACCGAAGGCACGATCCATTTTCACGAATGGATAGGCGATTCGTGGTGCATGCTGATGTCACACCCGGCTGACTTTACGCCGGTATGCACAACCGAGCTGGGTGCCGTGGGCGGGCTCAAGGCGGCATTCGCCCAGCGCGATACCAAAGCGATCGTCGTATCGGTCGATTCGGTGGAAGACCACCGCAACTGGTCACAGGATATCGAAGAAACCCAGGGCAACGCGGTCAATTTCCCGGTTATTGGCGATCCGGAACACAAGGTCGCAGAGCTCTACGACATGATCCACCCCAACGCCGGCGACACCTCGACCGTGCGCTCGGTGTTCATCATCGATCCCAAAAAGAAAATTCGCATGACTCTGACCTACCCGAAGAGCGCCGGTCGTAACTTCGCCGAGATTCTGCGGGTGATCGACTCGCTACAACTGACCGACAATTACAAAGTCACCACCCCGGCGAACTGGAACGACGGTGACGATGTGATCATCTCGCCGGCGCTGTCAAACGACGAGGCCAAGGAGTTATTCCCAGACGGCTGGGACGAGCTCAAACCCTATTTGCGCATGATCAAGCAGCCGAACAAATAG
- the gltB gene encoding glutamate synthase large subunit: protein MTGAPEFHPELRSRANCGVGAVVDLQGRASHQILSDALQVLERLDHRGARGAEENTGDGAGVMLQKPDALFRREIDDLPATDAYAVAQLFLPTDPDQQQTLRQRLETVLTVRRFVSLGWRHVPTRNEGLGHGALDTEPCVQQLFLVHADGLTGRALDRRCYVLRLALDKAVADLPGACYFHICSLDRRRIVYKGLLTNPQLRRYYPDLSDPVVVTALALAHSRFSTNTLGSWARAHPHRVIVHNGEINTYRANFNRLRDREADLDHPEIGAELRALRPLVETGVSDTELLDAALELLMAGGRSLEHSLRMLVPEAWHNDLTMEPARRAWYDYHANLIEPWDGPALVVGSDGERVVAVLDRNGFRPCRYDLTHDGRLILASEAGVLDQPATNIRERARLGPGQMLVVDPAAGGLLDAETMQQRFRGAHYAKWLAGRPRLASFAPGRDCERTPDLPDLESHQRAAGYSWEALEHLLRPLAEDSKDPIGAMGDDAPPAVLSATPRNVYGYFKQLFAQVSNPPIDYLRERLVTSLESDIGPQRNLLSASRAHCRRIHLDSPLLTNGELAALRGLQARGFAHDTLDATFTPEQSLPDALDALCTKAETAARDGVALLVLSDRASGASRLPIPGLLAVGAVHQHLLVHDLRLRVALIAEIGDAATVHHICTLFGFGADGVNPYLALASVGALTGEDAALPRYLHGLEDGLLKVMSKMGISTLESYKGAQLFEALGLAPEVIDRCFTGSISRIGGSDFAQLEASLREDHAAAWAPPLPDTPRLANGGELYWRRDGEHHDWDPDTLGLLQTAVRTHDERAYRAFSERIDRPADGARNLRSLLAFKVTDAVPLEQVEPVNAITRRFFSGSMSLGALSPEAHETIAIGMNRVGGIAHTGEGGEQEERFGTERECRNKQIASGRFGVTAAYLAAAEQIEIKMAQGAKPGEGGQLPGHKVAGLVAELRHMTPGVGLISPPPHHDIYSIEDLAQLIHDLRAANPNAEIQVKLVSAPGVGTIAAGVVKAGADAILIAGDAGGTGAAAKTSIKSAGLPWELGLAEAQQVLVANRLRSRVHLRTDGGLKTGRDVVVAALLGAEAYGFGMAAVIAVGCIMLRKCHCNTCSVGVATQDPELRKLFPGQPEHIVNLMRFIAADVRGHLAALGARSLDEIIGRVDLLAQVDADAADLHGLNLSCVLRQPEGDDDRRCRALPQQRAADRVDTAFIERARPALERGESVTINDCIDNRDRSVGTRLSYWLTHRHGSAGLPDATLRLVLDGVAGQSLGAFVNRGIQIQVIGAANDYAGKGLSGGRLILRAPADAGFDPDASVILGNAALYGATGGEFYAQGAAGERFGVRNSGVLAVVEGCGDHACEYMTGGAVLILGRLGRNFAAGMSGGEVFLPADAHAALDSLDDGFQVEALSEPRDLALVERLLRNQSYYTGSRIADDLLVQWPDRAERLCKITPVGYAEAVAEQVAAGNDPRVALPPAAGDAVADGETS, encoded by the coding sequence ATGACAGGAGCACCCGAATTCCATCCCGAGTTGCGATCCAGAGCCAATTGCGGCGTCGGTGCGGTGGTCGATCTGCAAGGCCGTGCCAGTCATCAGATTCTGAGCGACGCACTGCAAGTGCTGGAACGGTTGGATCATCGCGGCGCGCGCGGCGCCGAAGAGAACACCGGCGACGGCGCCGGCGTGATGTTGCAGAAACCGGATGCCCTCTTCCGCCGCGAGATCGATGATCTGCCGGCCACCGATGCCTATGCCGTCGCCCAGTTGTTTCTGCCCACCGATCCCGACCAGCAGCAGACACTCCGACAACGACTTGAGACAGTCCTTACGGTTCGGCGTTTTGTTTCGCTTGGCTGGCGCCACGTGCCGACCCGTAACGAGGGCCTCGGCCACGGCGCGCTGGATACTGAGCCGTGCGTCCAACAATTATTTCTGGTGCACGCCGACGGCCTAACCGGCCGCGCGTTGGACCGGCGCTGTTATGTGTTGCGGCTGGCGCTGGACAAAGCAGTGGCGGACTTGCCCGGAGCCTGCTATTTCCATATCTGCTCATTGGATCGGCGCAGAATCGTCTACAAGGGCCTGCTAACCAATCCACAGCTGCGCCGCTATTATCCGGATCTGTCTGATCCGGTCGTGGTCACGGCCCTCGCCCTGGCGCATTCGCGTTTCTCCACCAATACTCTGGGCAGCTGGGCGCGCGCGCACCCCCACCGCGTAATCGTGCACAACGGCGAGATCAATACCTATCGGGCCAACTTCAATCGTCTGCGCGATCGCGAAGCCGATCTCGACCATCCCGAGATCGGCGCCGAGTTGCGCGCCCTGCGGCCTCTGGTGGAAACCGGGGTCAGCGATACCGAGCTGTTGGACGCCGCTCTCGAACTTTTAATGGCCGGCGGGCGCAGTCTGGAGCATTCGTTACGGATGCTGGTTCCGGAAGCCTGGCACAACGACCTCACCATGGAGCCAGCACGCCGCGCGTGGTATGACTATCACGCCAACCTGATCGAGCCTTGGGACGGCCCAGCGTTGGTGGTCGGCAGCGACGGTGAGCGCGTAGTCGCGGTGCTCGATCGCAACGGCTTCCGGCCTTGCCGCTACGACCTCACCCACGACGGCCGGCTGATCCTGGCCAGCGAGGCCGGCGTGCTGGATCAGCCGGCTACCAATATCCGTGAGCGCGCGCGGCTCGGACCCGGTCAGATGCTGGTCGTGGATCCGGCCGCCGGCGGCCTGCTCGACGCCGAAACCATGCAGCAACGCTTTCGCGGCGCGCATTACGCAAAATGGCTGGCGGGGCGCCCCCGGCTCGCCAGTTTTGCCCCAGGGCGCGACTGCGAGCGCACACCAGACCTGCCGGATCTGGAATCCCACCAGCGAGCGGCAGGCTATTCCTGGGAGGCGCTGGAGCACCTCTTGCGCCCACTCGCCGAAGACAGTAAGGACCCAATCGGCGCGATGGGCGACGATGCGCCACCGGCGGTGCTCTCGGCTACGCCGCGCAATGTCTACGGCTATTTCAAGCAGTTGTTCGCGCAGGTCTCCAACCCGCCTATCGACTACCTGCGCGAGCGCTTGGTCACCTCGCTGGAAAGCGATATCGGCCCACAGCGCAACCTGCTGTCCGCGTCCCGCGCCCATTGCCGCCGTATCCATCTCGACTCGCCGCTGCTGACTAACGGCGAGTTGGCCGCACTGCGTGGCCTTCAGGCACGTGGCTTTGCCCACGACACGCTGGATGCCACGTTCACGCCCGAGCAATCGCTGCCGGATGCGCTCGACGCGCTATGCACCAAAGCCGAGACCGCTGCACGCGACGGCGTCGCCCTGCTGGTACTCTCGGACCGCGCGAGCGGCGCTAGCCGATTGCCCATTCCGGGGTTGCTGGCCGTGGGCGCAGTGCACCAGCATTTGCTGGTCCACGATCTGCGTCTGCGCGTGGCCTTGATCGCCGAAATCGGCGATGCGGCCACCGTCCACCATATATGTACCCTGTTTGGTTTCGGCGCGGACGGCGTCAACCCCTACCTAGCGCTGGCCAGCGTCGGCGCCCTGACCGGCGAGGACGCTGCACTCCCGCGTTATCTGCACGGCCTCGAGGACGGACTGCTCAAGGTCATGTCCAAGATGGGCATCAGCACCCTGGAAAGCTACAAGGGTGCGCAGTTGTTCGAAGCGCTCGGTTTGGCGCCCGAGGTCATCGATCGCTGCTTCACCGGCAGTATTAGCCGAATCGGCGGCAGCGACTTTGCGCAACTCGAAGCGAGCCTGCGCGAAGATCATGCGGCGGCCTGGGCGCCGCCGCTGCCGGACACACCGCGACTGGCCAACGGCGGCGAACTGTACTGGCGTCGCGACGGCGAACACCACGACTGGGATCCGGATACGCTGGGCTTGTTGCAGACCGCGGTGCGTACCCATGACGAACGCGCCTACCGCGCGTTCAGCGAGCGCATCGACCGCCCCGCCGACGGTGCGCGAAATCTGCGCAGCCTGCTGGCGTTCAAGGTCACCGACGCCGTCCCCTTGGAACAGGTCGAGCCCGTCAACGCCATCACCCGGCGCTTTTTCTCCGGTTCGATGTCGCTGGGCGCATTGTCACCCGAGGCGCACGAAACCATCGCTATCGGCATGAACCGGGTCGGCGGTATCGCCCACACCGGCGAGGGTGGCGAGCAGGAGGAACGTTTCGGCACCGAGCGCGAATGTCGCAACAAGCAGATCGCCAGCGGACGGTTCGGGGTCACCGCCGCCTATCTAGCCGCGGCGGAGCAGATCGAGATCAAGATGGCGCAGGGTGCCAAGCCGGGCGAAGGCGGCCAGCTACCCGGCCACAAGGTGGCCGGCTTGGTGGCCGAACTGCGCCATATGACGCCGGGCGTCGGTCTGATCTCACCACCGCCGCATCATGACATCTACTCGATCGAGGACCTGGCGCAGTTGATCCACGACCTGCGCGCCGCCAATCCGAACGCCGAAATCCAGGTCAAGCTGGTCTCTGCGCCGGGCGTCGGTACGATTGCCGCCGGCGTGGTCAAGGCCGGCGCCGATGCCATTCTCATCGCCGGTGATGCCGGCGGCACCGGTGCGGCGGCCAAGACCTCCATCAAATCCGCCGGCTTGCCGTGGGAACTGGGGCTGGCCGAAGCCCAGCAGGTGCTGGTGGCCAATCGGCTGCGCTCGCGCGTCCACCTGCGAACCGACGGCGGTCTCAAGACCGGTCGCGACGTCGTGGTTGCCGCCCTTCTAGGCGCGGAAGCCTACGGTTTCGGCATGGCCGCGGTGATTGCCGTGGGCTGCATCATGCTGCGCAAATGCCACTGCAACACCTGCTCGGTCGGAGTCGCCACCCAGGATCCGGAATTGCGCAAGCTGTTCCCTGGCCAGCCCGAGCATATTGTCAACCTCATGCGTTTCATCGCGGCCGACGTACGCGGGCATTTGGCCGCCCTCGGCGCGCGCAGCCTGGACGAGATCATCGGCCGGGTCGATCTACTGGCACAAGTGGACGCGGATGCGGCCGACCTGCACGGCCTAAACCTGAGCTGCGTACTGCGGCAGCCCGAGGGCGACGACGACCGCCGTTGTCGGGCGCTGCCGCAGCAACGCGCCGCAGACCGCGTGGATACCGCGTTCATCGAACGCGCTCGGCCAGCACTGGAACGCGGCGAATCCGTCACGATCAACGACTGCATCGACAACCGCGACCGCAGCGTCGGCACGCGCCTCAGTTATTGGCTGACCCATCGCCACGGCAGTGCGGGCCTGCCGGACGCCACCCTGCGTCTTGTTCTGGACGGCGTTGCGGGCCAAAGCCTGGGTGCCTTCGTCAACCGCGGCATACAAATCCAAGTGATTGGTGCAGCCAACGATTACGCCGGCAAGGGTTTGTCCGGCGGGCGCCTCATCCTGCGCGCGCCCGCCGACGCCGGTTTTGATCCTGACGCCAGCGTCATTCTCGGTAACGCCGCGCTCTACGGCGCCACCGGCGGTGAGTTCTATGCCCAGGGTGCGGCCGGCGAACGCTTTGGCGTGCGCAATTCCGGCGTCCTGGCGGTGGTGGAAGGATGCGGCGATCATGCCTGCGAGTACATGACCGGCGGCGCGGTGCTGATCCTCGGCCGCCTCGGGCGTAACTTTGCGGCCGGCATGAGCGGCGGGGAGGTCTTTCTGCCGGCCGATGCGCACGCTGCGCTCGATTCATTGGACGACGGTTTTCAGGTCGAGGCGCTCTCAGAACCGCGCGATCTCGCGCTCGTCGAGCGGTTGCTGCGCAACCAGTCGTATTACACCGGCAGCCGGATCGCCGATGATCTGTTGGTGCAATGGCCGGACCGCGCTGAACGGCTGTGCAAGATCACCCCGGTCGGTTATGCCGAGGCCGTCGCTGAACAAGTCGCGGCGGGCAACGACCCGCGTGTGGCCTTGCCGCCGGCTGCCGGGGACGCTGTCGCTGACGGGGAGACATCATGA
- a CDS encoding glutamate synthase subunit beta yields MSNENHPGGYRQHDREPIGYRAPAKRRQDHQEIYAPDWDELQLREQATRCMDCGVPTCTSGCPIGNIIPDWNDLVSRGDWRTALARLHATNNFPEFTGYACPAPCEDACTLNYNLQPVTIKDLERAIVDRGWEAGWIVPQPPPERSGLRVAVVGSGPAGLACAQQLNRAGHRVTVFERDDAPGGLVCYGIPDFKFSKDKLERRIGQLTAEGIVFRCSTELGRDVSLSELRAGHDAVGLTIGALHPRDVELPGRELDGIHFAMPYLVRENRRQAGREQTEGPDAAGRNVIVLGGGDTGADCVATALRQGAASVTQININERPPRERADDNPWPLVARTYKTSYALAEGADDEFSLDTLAFEDNDGNGHVDCLHTERVRWVRDQRGRRVDKHVHEADRRLPTELVLVAIGFSRPQTEALNAPELALDDNGTFATDGQMMTSVPGVFAGGDCNMGHSLLVWAIGEGRDLARSIDQYLAGTSRLPPSLRTSHRPLQPDSWDLTG; encoded by the coding sequence ATGAGCAATGAAAACCATCCCGGCGGCTATCGCCAGCACGACCGCGAGCCGATCGGCTACCGCGCACCGGCCAAGCGCCGCCAGGACCATCAGGAAATCTACGCCCCCGATTGGGACGAGTTGCAGCTGCGGGAACAGGCCACGCGCTGTATGGACTGCGGTGTCCCCACCTGCACGTCGGGCTGTCCGATCGGCAACATCATTCCAGACTGGAACGATCTGGTCAGCCGCGGCGACTGGCGTACCGCCCTGGCCCGCCTGCACGCGACCAACAACTTCCCCGAGTTCACCGGCTATGCCTGCCCGGCGCCCTGCGAGGACGCCTGTACACTGAACTACAACCTGCAGCCGGTCACGATCAAGGATCTCGAGCGCGCGATCGTCGACCGCGGCTGGGAGGCCGGCTGGATCGTGCCCCAACCGCCGCCTGAGCGCAGCGGGCTGCGCGTCGCGGTGGTCGGCAGCGGGCCCGCCGGTCTGGCCTGCGCGCAACAGCTCAACCGCGCCGGTCACCGGGTCACGGTCTTTGAGCGCGATGACGCGCCCGGCGGGCTGGTCTGCTACGGCATCCCTGACTTCAAGTTCAGCAAGGACAAGCTGGAACGCCGTATCGGCCAGCTTACGGCCGAGGGTATTGTGTTTCGCTGCAGTACCGAACTCGGGCGCGACGTGTCGTTGAGCGAACTACGCGCCGGCCACGACGCCGTGGGCCTGACCATCGGCGCGCTGCATCCGCGCGATGTCGAGTTACCCGGACGCGAGCTGGATGGAATCCATTTCGCCATGCCCTATCTGGTACGCGAAAACCGCCGCCAGGCCGGGCGCGAGCAGACCGAGGGCCCGGACGCAGCCGGTCGCAACGTCATCGTGCTGGGCGGCGGCGACACCGGCGCCGACTGCGTGGCCACTGCACTACGCCAGGGTGCGGCCAGCGTCACCCAGATCAATATCAACGAACGACCGCCGCGCGAGCGCGCAGACGACAATCCCTGGCCGCTCGTGGCACGCACCTATAAAACCAGCTATGCGCTGGCCGAAGGCGCCGACGACGAATTCTCACTCGACACGCTGGCTTTCGAGGATAACGACGGCAACGGTCATGTGGACTGTCTGCACACCGAGCGCGTGCGCTGGGTCCGCGATCAACGCGGTCGCCGCGTCGACAAACACGTCCACGAAGCCGATCGACGGCTGCCCACCGAGCTGGTGCTGGTAGCCATCGGTTTTTCACGCCCCCAGACCGAGGCGCTGAACGCCCCGGAACTGGCACTCGACGACAACGGCACCTTTGCCACCGACGGCCAAATGATGACCTCTGTGCCCGGCGTGTTCGCTGGCGGCGACTGCAATATGGGGCACTCACTGCTGGTCTGGGCGATCGGCGAAGGCCGCGATCTCGCCCGCTCGATCGACCAATACCTGGCCGGCACCTCGCGTCTGCCGCCCAGCCTGCGCACCTCGCATCGGCCGCTACAACCCGACAGCTGGGATCTAACGGGATGA
- a CDS encoding Crp/Fnr family transcriptional regulator, whose product MTDSSIESDLLTEAFFTGLPPTAITFLAGCASQRQIHKDDILFHHGQRADRFYLLQHGCISIEVVAIEGPSLELQSLGPGKILGWSWLIPPYSWHFQARVEEPGHVIEFDGEAILAHCEADAEFGYALLKRFSALMSRRLEYAREKMMNEWRPPGFA is encoded by the coding sequence ATGACCGATTCATCGATTGAAAGCGATCTCTTGACAGAGGCCTTCTTCACAGGACTGCCGCCAACGGCGATCACATTTCTGGCCGGCTGCGCCAGTCAGCGACAAATCCACAAGGACGACATTCTGTTTCATCATGGCCAGCGCGCCGACCGGTTCTATCTGCTGCAACACGGCTGTATCAGCATCGAGGTCGTCGCCATCGAGGGCCCGTCACTCGAGTTGCAAAGCCTGGGCCCGGGCAAAATTCTGGGCTGGTCATGGCTGATCCCACCCTACTCTTGGCATTTCCAGGCCCGAGTCGAAGAACCGGGCCACGTCATTGAATTCGACGGAGAGGCGATCTTGGCGCATTGCGAAGCAGATGCCGAGTTCGGCTATGCATTGCTCAAACGCTTCTCCGCCCTGATGTCCCGGCGCTTGGAGTATGCCCGGGAAAAAATGATGAACGAATGGCGACCGCCTGGTTTTGCCTGA